The Chloroflexus aggregans DSM 9485 genome segment GCGACCGTTGGTGCAGCACTGGCTGGCCAGCGCGCGCGCTGCCTGATTGCCTTCGATACCCGCTTTCTCGCGAACCTCTTGGCCCAAACCTTGGCCCACGATCTGGCGGCGCAAGGGGTGACAGTCGTGCTGGCCGACGCGCCGGCGCCGTTGCCGGCCATTCACCACGCCCTTGATCAACGGATAGCCGATTGTGCGCTCTACGTATCGGCGCGGAATCGGCCATATTATATCGGTGGCTTGCTCTTAGTTGCTGATGACCAGAGTGGGTTGAGTCTTGATCCGGCACGTGATCCACTCCCACCGATTGTCTTTCCACCGACGAATCCGTTTAAAGAGACGATTGATCTACGCTCGCCATACCGCGATGCGTTGCGCCATACCCTCGATCTCGATGCGATCCGGCGCTTGCCGCTGACGTTTTTTGTTGATGCAATGGCCGGTACCACCGCCGGTATGGTGACGGCGCTGTTCGGTGAGGGTGGGCAGGCGCGCGCGATTGAGATTAACCGCGATCCCGATCCTCTCTTTGCGCGGGGTGCGCCGCATCCATTCGAGTCGCCGCTCAACCGGTTGCGCAAGTTAGTACGCGAAAGCGACTCACACCTCGGTGTTGCGCTGGCCGGAGATGGAACGGCGCTGGCCGTGGTTGATCCGTCGGGCGAGGTGCTCGATCCGTTCGAGGCGAGCCTATTGTTGGCCGCTCATGTGGCTCAGTATCACCGGCAGCGAGGGTTGGTGATCGCTCCCCCACCATCGCCACACAGCTCCTTGCGCGCACAGCCAAAGCAGTTGGCAGCCTGGCAAGAGGCGAATGGAATGAAGATCGAGTTAGCCGGTGATAGCCTGCACGGTGAACGGCAGCCGGTCGTGGCAATGACGACCGCAGGCGAGGTATTGCTCGGTCGCTGGAGTACATGTCCTGATGGTTTACTGGCCGGGTTGTTGTTCTGCGAGGCGGCAGCACGGAGTAATGGTGGGTTGCGTGCGCTCTGTGCCGCGTTGCGCAGCCAATTTAGTGCATAAGCTGGGATACCGACTTGACGACGTGCTGGCAACTAATTGTGTTAACGTAATAGCCGGAGAAGACTGTTCGGTTACCTCATGAAGAACATCTTTAACCGTCTCAATGCGCTGCGCTACCTCATCCCATCCCTCTCCCTCACCTTCGCCGGTGTCGTGTTGTTGTCGCTCGGTGTTGCCTATCTGTTTATTCACGCCTACCGCACTGTTGAAGGATTGCCCGATGTTGTCTGGTGGCTAACGCTCCAATTCCTTCCCCGTCCGTGGCGGGGGGTCTTGTTGCTTGGCGCCGGTTTGGCCGTCTTGGCCGGTGGGATCTGGCAATTGAGCGGTGTCGTGGTGATCCCGCGTCCTAGTCAATTACCTGCCGATGGCGAACTGGTGTTAGGCTACGACCGCGCCAAACGACCGCGCCGGATTGCAGTGATTTCGGGTGGCGCCGGCATGCTGGTGTTATCGGGCTTGAGCGAACAGGTTGATCGCATGACCTGCATCGTTCCGGTCACCGATCCAGTAGAGTACTATTATCGGGCTTCGGGATTGCTCAATCAACCAAATGTCTACTACGTGGTGCCAACGCCGATGCCACTCGAAGTCATTGCCGAACTTGACGATAGTACGCTGATAGATGTGCGGCACATCCACCTACATCCCGAATTGGCCGATCGGCGGGTGCAGCGATTGCGTTTGACACAAGCCAACCCACCGCCGTTAACTCGAGTAACGGTGGAGGCCTTGCAAGAGGCCGATGCGATTGTGTTGGGGCCGGGAAGCCTGTTTGAAAGTATTCTGCCGAATTTCTTGCTGGCCGAGTTTGCCGAGGCAGTGCGCAAGAGTCCGGCCAAAAAGATCTTTGTCTGCAATCTCATGACCGAGCCGGGACGAACGACCGGCTTTCGCGTGGCCGATCATATTCGGGCAATTAAGGAGTATGCCGGGATTACCCCAGATTATGTGTTGGTGAATGCACAACGGATCGATCCAGAAACGACACGTATTTATGCCGCTGCCCATCAATCGCCGGTCTATCTCGACCCTGGCGATTACGAAGAGTTGGCGACGTTGCCGGGTGATGTACATGGCCGGCGTGGAGTGATTATCGAAGGAAGTATGGTAATCGAGGCTGATCTGTCGGCTGCGGTGATCCAATATACGACCTCACTTGACAATCCACAACAGAGTCGCGCAGTCCGGGTATTGCGCCACGATGGTCAAAAGCTGACGGCAGCTCTGCTCGAATTGTTGCGGCGGGTGTGAATACCCGCCGCTGTCTGCACTTGTTACCGATTGACTAAGGGGATGTAGATCGTAGCTTGGGTTGATGCTGCGCCACCTGGCGTCAGGGTAACGGTCGGAGTGGCCGTCGTCGTGGCCGTCGGTGTCGTCGTGGCCGTCGTCGTGGCCGTCGTCGTGGCCGTCGGTGTCGTCGTGGCCGTCGCCGTGGCTGTCGCCGTCGGAGTGGCCGTCGGTGTCGCCGTCGCCGTCGGTGTCGCCGTTGGGCTAGCAGTAGCAGTGCTTGTCGGAGTTAGCGAAGGCGTGTTTGTTGGTGTCGGACTCGGGTCGGGTTCAGGCGGCAGATCGGTACAGAGTACGTTAGCCCATAAGGTAGCCATTGCGCTAAACCCGGCAGTGGTGGGATGGATGTTATCGGCGCTTCCATTACTCGGATTGGTTGTGATGATCTGATCCTGATGGGCGTCGAAATAGCTGTAAAAGTCAGGACCGAGCCGAATCGGTGCCGTATCGTCGAGTTCGTCAACCAATGCAACGATGCTGCTGTTGAAAGCCTGTGTTGTGGTGCGACGGGTAGTTGCCTGGCTTGCCGTGCCATCGTTGCGCCATGGCAGCCGGGCAACCCATAAGGCAAGATCGGGGCGGTCTTGGCGGAGGGCATTGATCACCGCCCGTAGGTCTTCTTTGTACACACTGGCCGGCATAAGGTTGTTGTAGATATTGGTGGTTGATGTTGCTGTAGCATCGTTTGTACCTACCTGTAAGAGTATCTGTTCGGCTCCGAGATCGGTGATATGCTGGCGGTAAACCGCCGCTTTGCCGAGAACATTGAGGTAGCCGGCAGTACCAATCCGGTCTGAGCCGGTTGTATTGCCGTAGAGGTCACGAGCGGTGCGAATGCCGCTAAAACCATCATTGACGATGAAGACCGGACTGTTGAGACAGGTGGTCAAGAGGTTGTTAAGCTCAATCTGATAACCGGCATAATAGATATTGGTATAGCCGGTACTGTCGGCTTGCGTATTATCCGCTTGTGGATAGTTGCGACCATCACTGCTGCGTGGGTATCCGCTACCGCTCACCGGTGGACTGGTGAATGGGTAGCCATCACTGGCACCGGTAAGGGTTGAACCCGGTGGAACTCGGTAAAATCCCCACTTGCCGGCGGTAATCGAGTCGCCAATACTGATGAACACTCGTCCGTAACCGACCGGGGCGATGGTGCGGCTCAGCGATCCGGTAGTGCCATTAACAAGGATGGTGGCTGTTACGGTATACTCGGCACGGCGTGGCAAGGTAATGGTTGCTTGCCAGCCATCGCCTGCCGTTGTATCGTCGATGGTCTGGGTGAAGCCGGGACCACTGACAGTAAAGCGCACCCCGTCAAACCCGCTGGGCGGATCGGTTACGGTTGCTTGCAGCCGCAAGACCGGATCGGTCTGAATATAGGGGATCTGAAACACATCTTTGGTGGTCAGTGGGCCAGGGGCGGGTGATGAAGCTGCCGGGAGATCGGCATCGATGATCAGCATGCCGGTTACCGGATCGATCGGGCGCGGTGTGCCGTTGGCATCGAGAATCGTTAAGGCGAGCACCGGTTCACTTTGTGCCGGACGGATGGTAAAGGTTCGAGTTGATGTTGAACCGGGTGGCAGTAGGTGGAGATACTGGACGATCAGATCACCGGTCGCCTCATCATACTCGGTCACATAATCAATGCCGGGAGCAAGGGTCACACCGGCGCGTTGGACCGATGGTTCACCACCGGTCCAGTTTCTCACTCGTAGGCGCGGATAGCGCACGATCCCGTTCGATGGAGTAATCTCCACCGCTCCGCTGGCTGCTAATCCGACTCCGGATGTTGAAGCGATACCGGCTAATGACGGGGCAGTAGTTGTTTTAGGTAACGCCTCACCGGCCCACGCATCGAGGAAGAGGAGCCAATGTTGGCTCGACGGTGTGATCGCGACCGGTTGGAGAAAAGCTCCGGTACTGGTATCGGGAGCGAGATGAGGACCGCTGATGGTGGCCGGGCCGTTAACAGTTATGGCAATCTGACCACCGGCCCATACTTCATAGGTTACGGTGGTAGGACCGGTGGTGTAGGTGATTTGCACACGCACGGGTGATGAGTGCATGAGCATCGGCGTAGTGATGATCGGTTGGTTTGCCGATGTTTGCACTTGCACCAAGACCGAATCGGATGCAACGAGATTATGGTTCCCTGCCGGATCGCGTCGTAAGTCACGCCATGCACTGATACCGCGAGTAGTGAACGTGAGGGCAAAGCGGTATGGCATGACCACATCGATCTGTCCATCAGGCCCTGGTTGCACATACAATTCGCGATTAAGCGGTTGGGCTACGGCAGGTGGTTGCAACGTTCCACTCGCCGCCCCTAAT includes the following:
- a CDS encoding phosphohexomutase domain-containing protein — encoded protein: MSVYRRPLLQAWEAAYTAELTLDQLRRRAATVGAALAGQRARCLIAFDTRFLANLLAQTLAHDLAAQGVTVVLADAPAPLPAIHHALDQRIADCALYVSARNRPYYIGGLLLVADDQSGLSLDPARDPLPPIVFPPTNPFKETIDLRSPYRDALRHTLDLDAIRRLPLTFFVDAMAGTTAGMVTALFGEGGQARAIEINRDPDPLFARGAPHPFESPLNRLRKLVRESDSHLGVALAGDGTALAVVDPSGEVLDPFEASLLLAAHVAQYHRQRGLVIAPPPSPHSSLRAQPKQLAAWQEANGMKIELAGDSLHGERQPVVAMTTAGEVLLGRWSTCPDGLLAGLLFCEAAARSNGGLRALCAALRSQFSA
- a CDS encoding 2-phospho-L-lactate transferase CofD family protein, with the translated sequence MKNIFNRLNALRYLIPSLSLTFAGVVLLSLGVAYLFIHAYRTVEGLPDVVWWLTLQFLPRPWRGVLLLGAGLAVLAGGIWQLSGVVVIPRPSQLPADGELVLGYDRAKRPRRIAVISGGAGMLVLSGLSEQVDRMTCIVPVTDPVEYYYRASGLLNQPNVYYVVPTPMPLEVIAELDDSTLIDVRHIHLHPELADRRVQRLRLTQANPPPLTRVTVEALQEADAIVLGPGSLFESILPNFLLAEFAEAVRKSPAKKIFVCNLMTEPGRTTGFRVADHIRAIKEYAGITPDYVLVNAQRIDPETTRIYAAAHQSPVYLDPGDYEELATLPGDVHGRRGVIIEGSMVIEADLSAAVIQYTTSLDNPQQSRAVRVLRHDGQKLTAALLELLRRV
- a CDS encoding SGNH/GDSL hydrolase family protein; the encoded protein is MSLPPIYRILLISFAVLLGLGAASGTLQPPAVAQPLNRELYVQPGPDGQIDVVMPYRFALTFTTRGISAWRDLRRDPAGNHNLVASDSVLVQVQTSANQPIITTPMLMHSSPVRVQITYTTGPTTVTYEVWAGGQIAITVNGPATISGPHLAPDTSTGAFLQPVAITPSSQHWLLFLDAWAGEALPKTTTAPSLAGIASTSGVGLAASGAVEITPSNGIVRYPRLRVRNWTGGEPSVQRAGVTLAPGIDYVTEYDEATGDLIVQYLHLLPPGSTSTRTFTIRPAQSEPVLALTILDANGTPRPIDPVTGMLIIDADLPAASSPAPGPLTTKDVFQIPYIQTDPVLRLQATVTDPPSGFDGVRFTVSGPGFTQTIDDTTAGDGWQATITLPRRAEYTVTATILVNGTTGSLSRTIAPVGYGRVFISIGDSITAGKWGFYRVPPGSTLTGASDGYPFTSPPVSGSGYPRSSDGRNYPQADNTQADSTGYTNIYYAGYQIELNNLLTTCLNSPVFIVNDGFSGIRTARDLYGNTTGSDRIGTAGYLNVLGKAAVYRQHITDLGAEQILLQVGTNDATATSTTNIYNNLMPASVYKEDLRAVINALRQDRPDLALWVARLPWRNDGTASQATTRRTTTQAFNSSIVALVDELDDTAPIRLGPDFYSYFDAHQDQIITTNPSNGSADNIHPTTAGFSAMATLWANVLCTDLPPEPDPSPTPTNTPSLTPTSTATASPTATPTATATPTATPTATATATATTTPTATTTATTTATTTPTATTTATPTVTLTPGGAASTQATIYIPLVNR